One genomic window of Myxococcus virescens includes the following:
- a CDS encoding response regulator yields the protein MRVLLTDDHQLVRAGLRALLESLGGVTVLAECGDGHEALTLTDKLQPDVLLLDLSLPGLNGIEVARRVPKLSPSTRILILSMHTSAEYVAQALRAGVAGYLVKDSAVEELKVALESVWQGRTYLSPAISQTVVEGFLRITDDERPAANPLDRLTSRQREILQLISEGNGTRAIAERLQVSVKTVEAHRTQLMERLAIYDVPSLVRLAVRYGLVPGESS from the coding sequence ATGCGCGTGTTGCTGACGGATGACCACCAGTTGGTGCGGGCGGGCCTGCGTGCACTGCTGGAGTCGCTGGGTGGGGTGACGGTGCTCGCCGAGTGCGGCGATGGGCATGAGGCCCTGACGCTCACGGACAAGCTGCAGCCGGATGTGTTGCTCCTGGACCTCTCGCTGCCGGGGCTCAATGGCATCGAGGTCGCCCGGCGCGTGCCGAAGCTGAGCCCCTCCACGCGAATCCTCATCCTCTCCATGCACACGTCGGCCGAGTACGTGGCCCAGGCCTTGCGCGCGGGGGTGGCGGGCTATCTCGTCAAGGACTCGGCGGTGGAGGAGCTCAAGGTGGCGCTGGAGTCCGTGTGGCAGGGCCGCACCTACCTGAGTCCCGCCATCTCACAGACCGTGGTGGAGGGCTTCCTGCGCATCACCGACGACGAGAGGCCCGCGGCGAATCCGCTGGACCGGCTTACCTCGCGGCAGCGGGAAATCCTCCAGCTCATCTCCGAGGGGAACGGCACGCGCGCCATCGCCGAGCGGCTGCAGGTCAGTGTGAAGACGGTGGAGGCGCACCGGACGCAGCTGATGGAGCGGCTGGCCATCTATGACGTGCCCTCGCTCGTGCGCCTGGCGGTCCGGTATGGGCTCGTCCCGGGAGAGTCGTCGTGA
- a CDS encoding ligand-binding sensor domain-containing protein produces MRTAPGWLGVLLFLLVCPAVAPGAQGLGLMQVGGARPFQAEYITEVLYDRVGLLWIGTREGLYLHDGQRFRKFQYELGNPASLASNAVRTLHEDAQGRLWVGTMTGGLSLVDRARWSFRHFRHDSSNPASIPHDGVFTLADADDGRLWVGTHRGLALLDPETGVAERIPLQPGGGQEFVMALKHDRTGALWVGTLSRGLFRRGPGATTFEPISSEERGPGSRDIFSLAADPDGGMWVGTRDGLYRVERDEAYLRRARLSPPESAQKVQLVTELEPDGHGTLWIGSFGGGLLRVDTATGEVREERLPSAGPGYEHRIDEGALTFDAAGNLFIGTFGMGLFYAPFRQETFRTLRGKAGNSASGLTNEDVWAVIPDGDSHLLVGSFGGGVDRVEVRSGQAVPLPGPVLDGVDTRGVLSLLRTRDGELWVGISMGAYRLDPTTGQLLKFYRRTERGSSDHPGFVNTLLQDARGHVWLGSGGQGLQRYRPETDDFVSFRHEPSNPRSLSDDFVTVLMEDRRGRFWVGTRSGGLNVCSASEDTVECMRLGADSKLHLSHYYVSTLMEDPSGAIWVGTVGGGLQRVSLDDSGMPVSVDLWTSTDGLIDNNVMAMARAPDGGIWVGTRAGLSRLDVATGAFENYAASDGLPSDAFNPEAVTLVGGRLYFGSSKGLVDLDPSVRPPREPSPPLILTSIEGLESDALPNQPVWDLPGLEVPWRQPFSLEFSLLDYARNGVEYAYRFTAEEPWLSLGTRNQLSFHSLPPGEHSLRLRARSPGRDWVEMRPFTLRVAPPLWQRTDVRFGALAVVLLSVVVGLVWRTRLLVGRNLALRTLQAEREQALEEAEAGRERLRRLTMRLEAVKEEERKHLARELHDEFGQALTAVKLNLGLMNASASPSVTRLPEVVALIDRLIGQVRALSVDLRPPQLDELGLVAALEWYLREVARRSGVELVFTASSAPPSLSKGRDIAVFRIIQEAVTNALRHASAHRIDVRLETVGRVIRLEVRDDGKGFDVNQVLTGRGPGSFGVFGMQERVRDLGGHFEVTSRPGEGTRVVAEVRADVREDFSGGPDARVADG; encoded by the coding sequence TTGCGCACGGCTCCCGGATGGCTGGGAGTCCTCTTGTTCCTCCTGGTATGTCCTGCCGTCGCGCCGGGTGCTCAGGGGCTCGGGTTGATGCAGGTGGGCGGCGCGCGCCCCTTCCAGGCCGAGTACATCACCGAGGTCCTCTACGACCGGGTGGGGCTGCTCTGGATAGGAACTCGCGAGGGCCTCTACCTCCACGACGGCCAGCGCTTCCGCAAGTTCCAGTACGAGCTGGGCAACCCGGCTTCCCTGGCAAGCAACGCGGTGCGCACCCTGCACGAGGACGCCCAGGGACGGCTGTGGGTCGGCACGATGACGGGTGGCTTGAGCCTCGTGGACCGGGCTCGCTGGTCCTTCCGGCACTTCCGTCACGACTCCAGCAACCCCGCCAGCATCCCCCATGACGGCGTGTTCACCCTGGCGGACGCCGACGATGGGCGCCTGTGGGTGGGCACCCACAGGGGGCTCGCGCTGCTGGACCCGGAGACGGGCGTGGCGGAGCGGATTCCGCTCCAGCCTGGTGGGGGCCAGGAGTTCGTGATGGCCCTGAAGCACGACCGCACGGGAGCGCTCTGGGTGGGCACGCTCTCGCGAGGCTTGTTCCGACGCGGGCCCGGCGCCACGACGTTCGAGCCCATCTCTTCTGAAGAGCGAGGCCCTGGCTCCAGGGACATCTTCAGCCTCGCGGCGGACCCGGACGGCGGGATGTGGGTGGGCACCCGTGATGGGCTCTACCGGGTCGAGCGCGACGAGGCCTACCTGCGCCGCGCCCGGTTGTCTCCACCGGAGAGCGCCCAGAAGGTGCAGCTCGTCACGGAGCTCGAGCCCGATGGACACGGGACGCTGTGGATCGGCTCCTTCGGCGGTGGGCTCCTCCGCGTGGACACGGCGACGGGCGAAGTGCGTGAGGAGCGTCTCCCGTCCGCGGGGCCTGGCTACGAGCACCGCATCGACGAAGGCGCGCTCACGTTCGACGCCGCTGGCAACCTGTTCATCGGCACGTTCGGGATGGGCTTGTTCTATGCGCCCTTCCGGCAGGAGACCTTCAGGACGCTGCGCGGAAAGGCCGGGAACTCGGCCTCCGGGCTGACGAACGAGGACGTGTGGGCGGTGATTCCGGATGGCGACAGCCACCTGCTCGTGGGCAGCTTCGGCGGAGGCGTGGACCGGGTGGAGGTGCGCTCGGGGCAGGCTGTTCCACTGCCGGGGCCCGTGTTGGATGGCGTCGACACTCGAGGCGTCCTCAGCCTCCTGCGCACCCGCGACGGGGAGCTGTGGGTCGGCATCTCGATGGGCGCCTATCGCCTGGACCCGACGACAGGCCAGTTGCTCAAGTTCTACCGTCGCACGGAGCGCGGGTCGAGCGACCATCCTGGCTTCGTCAACACGCTGCTGCAGGACGCTCGTGGCCACGTCTGGCTGGGCAGCGGGGGACAGGGGCTGCAGCGCTACCGGCCGGAGACCGATGACTTCGTGTCCTTCCGTCACGAGCCCTCGAATCCTCGCTCCCTCTCCGATGACTTCGTGACGGTGCTGATGGAGGACCGGCGCGGGCGCTTCTGGGTGGGAACGCGCTCGGGCGGACTCAACGTCTGCTCGGCCAGCGAGGACACGGTGGAGTGCATGCGCCTGGGCGCTGACTCGAAGCTGCACCTGAGCCACTACTACGTGAGCACGCTCATGGAGGACCCTTCGGGCGCCATCTGGGTGGGGACCGTGGGCGGAGGCCTCCAGCGGGTGTCTCTCGACGACTCCGGGATGCCGGTGTCCGTGGACCTCTGGACGAGCACCGACGGGCTCATCGACAACAACGTGATGGCCATGGCGCGTGCCCCCGACGGGGGCATCTGGGTAGGGACTCGCGCGGGCCTGTCACGGCTGGACGTGGCCACGGGGGCATTCGAGAACTACGCCGCCTCGGATGGTCTGCCCAGTGACGCGTTCAATCCGGAGGCGGTGACGCTCGTGGGCGGCCGGCTCTACTTTGGGAGCTCCAAGGGACTCGTGGACCTGGACCCCTCGGTGCGCCCGCCCCGCGAGCCCTCTCCGCCGCTCATCCTCACCTCCATCGAGGGGCTGGAGTCGGACGCGCTCCCGAACCAGCCGGTGTGGGACCTCCCTGGCCTGGAGGTCCCGTGGCGCCAGCCCTTCTCGCTCGAGTTCTCGCTGCTCGACTATGCGCGCAACGGCGTGGAGTACGCCTATCGCTTCACGGCGGAGGAGCCCTGGCTCTCGCTGGGGACGCGCAATCAGCTCTCGTTCCACTCCCTCCCTCCGGGGGAGCACTCGCTGCGGCTGCGCGCGCGCAGCCCGGGCCGAGACTGGGTCGAGATGCGTCCGTTCACCCTCCGCGTGGCGCCGCCTCTTTGGCAGCGGACCGATGTGCGCTTCGGCGCGCTGGCGGTGGTCCTGCTCTCGGTGGTGGTGGGGCTGGTGTGGCGGACTCGGCTGCTCGTCGGACGCAACCTCGCGCTGCGCACGTTGCAGGCGGAGCGCGAGCAGGCGCTCGAGGAGGCGGAAGCCGGGCGTGAGCGCCTGCGCCGCCTCACCATGCGGCTGGAGGCCGTGAAGGAAGAGGAGCGCAAGCACCTGGCCCGCGAGCTGCACGACGAGTTCGGCCAGGCGCTCACGGCGGTCAAGCTCAACCTCGGGTTGATGAACGCCTCCGCGAGTCCGTCGGTGACGCGCCTGCCCGAGGTCGTCGCGCTCATCGACCGGCTCATCGGGCAGGTGCGGGCGCTCTCCGTGGACCTGCGCCCGCCGCAGCTCGATGAGCTGGGGCTGGTCGCCGCGCTCGAGTGGTATCTGCGCGAGGTGGCCCGGCGCAGTGGCGTCGAGCTCGTGTTCACCGCGTCGTCGGCGCCTCCCTCGCTGAGCAAGGGGCGGGACATCGCCGTCTTCCGCATCATCCAGGAGGCGGTCACCAACGCCCTCCGACATGCCTCCGCGCACCGCATCGACGTGCGGCTGGAGACTGTGGGACGCGTCATCCGGCTCGAGGTGCGAGATGACGGCAAGGGGTTCGACGTCAACCAGGTCCTCACGGGCCGGGGGCCGGGCAGCTTCGGCGTGTTCGGGATGCAGGAGCGGGTGCGCGACCTGGGGGGACACTTCGAGGTGACCTCGCGTCCGGGGGAGGGGACGCGCGTGGTGGCCGAGGTGAGGGCGGACGTGCGGGAAGACTTTTCCGGAGGACCAGATGCGCGTGTTGCTGACGGATGA
- a CDS encoding alpha/beta hydrolase encodes MDTVKIRNKDMLWDIAADLHFPPGFDSKKKHPAIISVHPIGSCKEQTSGNVYGEALAKAGFVVLVFDASFQGASGGEPRFIEDPAQRVEDIRRVTDYLVTLPYVDEARIGTIGVCGGGTYAINAAMTERRIKAVVSITGVNFGRLSREAFSGYNPLGALEAMAQQRTSEARGGEVRVDNYLPCSVEAGRKAGLTDIDVLEATDYYRSPRGEKPHGATSGLFSHRAAAIGWDAFYLAEVLLTQPLLVVIGDKPGGFGAYRDGQEIYGRAASKQKELVVVEGASHYDLYDKPEPVAEALEKVVPFFTKHL; translated from the coding sequence ATGGATACCGTGAAGATTCGCAACAAGGACATGCTCTGGGACATCGCCGCCGACCTGCATTTCCCTCCTGGCTTCGATTCCAAGAAGAAGCATCCGGCCATCATCAGCGTCCATCCGATTGGAAGTTGTAAGGAGCAGACTTCGGGCAACGTCTACGGTGAGGCCCTGGCGAAGGCAGGCTTTGTCGTGCTCGTGTTCGATGCGAGCTTCCAGGGGGCGAGCGGCGGCGAGCCGCGCTTCATCGAGGACCCAGCTCAGCGCGTCGAGGACATCCGACGCGTCACCGATTATCTGGTCACGCTGCCGTATGTCGACGAGGCGCGGATTGGCACCATCGGAGTCTGCGGTGGTGGCACGTACGCAATCAACGCCGCGATGACCGAGCGCCGCATCAAAGCGGTTGTCAGCATCACCGGCGTGAACTTCGGGCGTCTGAGCCGCGAGGCCTTCAGTGGCTACAATCCGCTCGGCGCGCTGGAGGCGATGGCGCAGCAACGTACGTCCGAAGCGCGCGGTGGCGAGGTGCGAGTCGACAACTACCTTCCGTGCTCCGTCGAGGCAGGCAGGAAGGCTGGCTTGACGGATATCGACGTACTGGAGGCGACCGACTACTACCGCTCGCCGCGCGGTGAGAAGCCGCATGGCGCGACGAGCGGGCTGTTCTCCCACCGAGCTGCCGCCATTGGCTGGGACGCGTTCTACCTGGCGGAGGTGCTGCTGACGCAGCCCCTGCTCGTCGTCATCGGTGACAAGCCTGGCGGCTTTGGCGCCTACCGCGACGGCCAGGAGATCTACGGCCGCGCGGCGTCAAAGCAGAAGGAGCTCGTGGTCGTGGAGGGGGCATCGCATTACGACCTCTATGACAAGCCAGAGCCGGTCGCCGAGGCGTTGGAGAAGGTCGTGCCCTTCTTCACGAAGCATCTGTAA
- a CDS encoding LysR family transcriptional regulator — protein sequence MDPSLLPSLAWFAHVASHRSFTKAAAKMGVSRAALSQNLKALEKQLGVRLLNRTTRDMSLTEEGQHLFDALQPSLGSIESAVRSLGEAAGEASGLLKVNTARLAAKALIEPYVGEFLSRHPKLSLELVMDDGLSNITASGCDVGIRLGQNLAEHMVAVPITPMLAMAVVGAPAYFARRSPPKTPADLVHHNCLNYRHTGSGALYEWEFTSPGSNGHDFSVETKGNLITNDDDSMLRAALQGVGLIQHIDIVVRKHIDDGSLVRVLQPWCPPFPGFYLYVPSRKQMPKKTQALIDFLVEKRKQWEKRT from the coding sequence ATGGACCCATCGCTGCTGCCGTCCCTCGCATGGTTCGCCCACGTCGCCTCCCACCGCAGCTTCACCAAGGCCGCCGCCAAGATGGGTGTGTCTCGTGCCGCGCTATCGCAGAACCTCAAGGCACTGGAGAAGCAGCTCGGCGTTCGGCTGCTCAACCGCACGACGCGCGACATGTCACTGACCGAGGAAGGGCAGCACCTGTTCGACGCACTGCAGCCGTCGCTGGGCTCCATCGAAAGCGCCGTTCGCAGTCTCGGGGAGGCGGCTGGGGAGGCATCCGGCCTGCTGAAAGTCAACACAGCGCGCCTGGCCGCAAAGGCGTTGATCGAGCCCTACGTCGGTGAATTCCTCTCACGCCACCCGAAGCTATCGCTCGAATTGGTGATGGACGACGGCCTGTCCAACATCACCGCCAGCGGCTGCGACGTCGGCATCCGCCTCGGGCAGAACCTCGCCGAGCACATGGTCGCGGTGCCAATAACACCCATGCTAGCGATGGCCGTCGTCGGTGCACCAGCGTACTTCGCGCGTCGGAGTCCGCCGAAGACGCCAGCCGACCTCGTCCATCACAACTGCCTCAACTACCGCCACACAGGCAGCGGCGCGCTTTACGAGTGGGAATTCACTTCACCCGGCAGCAACGGCCACGACTTCTCGGTGGAAACGAAGGGCAACCTCATCACCAACGACGACGACAGCATGCTGCGCGCCGCGCTGCAGGGTGTCGGCCTGATTCAGCACATCGACATCGTCGTGCGAAAGCACATCGACGACGGCAGTCTGGTGCGCGTTCTGCAACCCTGGTGCCCACCGTTCCCGGGGTTCTACCTCTACGTTCCTTCACGCAAGCAGATGCCGAAGAAGACACAGGCGCTGATTGATTTCCTGGTGGAGAAGCGAAAGCAGTGGGAGAAGAGGACCTGA
- a CDS encoding alkaline phosphatase family protein — translation MATPIRHVFVLMMENRSFDHMLGFSGISGTDAATGKFTLLNGLTGNEFNTFNGVRYPVSSPADYSMPVGPHHDFLDVLLQLTGIDWSSHDGKSLPPISKYPPITMSGFVESYAAAAKQAKVGQFDPGELMKCYAPHQLPVLNALAREFAVCDQWFSSLPGPTWPNRFFVNAATSGGLDHSPSLLETLEWEEHLDGGFRFEGGSLLTHPKLESAVYSAGGLCITEAIAGVRARDVRPFSRFASDLRERPVAQYTFIEPNYGEVVNDSYAGGNSQHPRDDVRHGEQLIKDTYEAIRNSPVWNESLLIVTWDEHGGFYDHVTPPAAPAPCDTWQMSSSVNKYGFTFQQYGVRVPAVVISPWIARNVIDHRLYDHASVPATVEAAFGLPQMTLRDANANNVLSLATLSAPRTDCPEYLPGPEGSAAMPHQESKPTTLPAPTDLVTEGHLPGFLHLAVRTDLELSSPTERQAILTRVRAIQTRAEAEQYMRDVSQKRATFHSGTTTKP, via the coding sequence ATGGCTACGCCCATTCGACACGTTTTTGTTCTGATGATGGAGAATCGTTCGTTCGACCATATGTTGGGGTTCTCGGGCATCTCGGGCACCGACGCGGCGACCGGCAAGTTCACGCTGCTCAACGGCCTGACTGGAAACGAGTTCAACACCTTCAACGGCGTCCGGTACCCGGTGAGCAGTCCCGCGGACTATTCGATGCCCGTGGGACCCCATCACGACTTCCTGGACGTGCTCCTGCAGCTCACGGGGATTGACTGGTCGTCACATGATGGAAAGTCCCTGCCCCCCATCTCGAAGTATCCCCCCATCACGATGTCAGGCTTCGTCGAGAGCTATGCCGCCGCGGCGAAGCAGGCCAAGGTCGGGCAGTTCGACCCGGGCGAGCTCATGAAGTGCTATGCCCCTCACCAGCTTCCGGTGCTCAACGCGCTCGCCCGGGAGTTCGCCGTCTGCGACCAGTGGTTCTCCTCCCTGCCCGGGCCCACCTGGCCCAACCGGTTCTTCGTGAACGCGGCGACGTCCGGCGGGCTCGACCACAGCCCCAGCCTGTTGGAAACCCTCGAATGGGAGGAGCATCTGGACGGTGGCTTCAGGTTCGAGGGCGGTTCGCTCCTCACCCATCCGAAGCTTGAGTCGGCGGTCTACTCGGCGGGAGGGCTCTGCATCACGGAAGCCATCGCGGGTGTCCGTGCCCGGGACGTTCGCCCGTTCTCGCGCTTCGCGAGTGATCTCCGTGAGCGCCCGGTCGCCCAATATACCTTCATCGAGCCGAACTATGGCGAAGTGGTGAATGACTCCTACGCGGGGGGCAACTCGCAGCATCCGCGGGACGACGTCCGGCATGGCGAGCAGCTCATCAAGGACACCTACGAGGCGATTCGCAACTCACCTGTCTGGAACGAGAGCCTGCTCATCGTCACCTGGGACGAGCACGGTGGCTTCTACGACCACGTGACACCGCCCGCCGCGCCGGCGCCCTGCGACACGTGGCAGATGTCCTCGTCTGTCAACAAGTACGGATTCACCTTCCAGCAATACGGTGTCCGGGTCCCCGCCGTCGTCATCTCGCCGTGGATCGCCAGGAATGTCATTGACCATCGACTGTACGACCACGCCTCGGTGCCGGCGACAGTCGAGGCCGCCTTTGGCCTTCCGCAGATGACGCTGCGTGACGCGAACGCGAACAACGTGCTTTCGCTCGCCACGTTGTCCGCGCCAAGGACGGACTGCCCGGAGTACCTGCCGGGGCCGGAGGGCTCCGCGGCCATGCCGCACCAGGAGTCGAAGCCCACGACGCTCCCAGCTCCGACCGACCTGGTGACCGAAGGCCATCTTCCAGGCTTCCTGCACCTCGCGGTGCGTACCGACCTGGAGCTGTCGTCGCCCACGGAGAGACAGGCGATCCTCACACGGGTGCGCGCGATTCAGACGCGCGCCGAAGCGGAGCAGTACATGCGAGACGTCAGCCAGAAGCGGGCCACTTTCCACTCGGGCACCACGACGAAACCGTAG
- a CDS encoding alkaline phosphatase family protein, which produces MPNYAWFTPNMWNDGHYLEGTHDEPEERAPALVDQTAKWLESFLGDLRFPGPNSLLPPRTLVVITFDEADFKKSYEKKTYDHGNVDLLVYDGPNQIYTVLLGDMIQPGEQAEGYNHYSLLRTIEENFQLGTLEKNDASSNWFQFLWNRHFWWKDAPPTPVSEAAHFALAEFARVLHLVYATQQGELRVRMSEASGWSAERSLGASGGGALALAATAERLVLAYETRDGTLNSLSYRVGTGWSATPTQVATGARGALALAALSDGKRLMLTYRTAEGAIQSRIHERGAWGEEVRVPGASTEGPLTLGVLGASLYLIYKPTGESTLSVVSYNTALFNVVRTPADERFPGVDENTTRDTWSPSQFPVAAFTRHPGKDSGGEPEPWNRPYKAGSPLAIAELAGVLHLVHPVSSHVSLMTETFSLSGIMTPAKPVSYNTTDYASFNDGFGTLAQAGWSPQTPIPGAHCAPGGGLAMARVGDELILAFQPEAGGGIHLRKGRYHLLPL; this is translated from the coding sequence TTGCCGAACTACGCCTGGTTCACGCCCAACATGTGGAATGACGGCCACTACCTCGAAGGCACACACGATGAGCCGGAGGAGCGCGCGCCTGCGCTTGTCGACCAGACCGCGAAGTGGCTCGAGTCGTTTCTGGGAGACCTGCGCTTCCCCGGGCCGAACTCGCTCCTGCCGCCCCGAACGCTCGTGGTGATTACCTTCGACGAGGCGGACTTCAAGAAGTCCTATGAGAAGAAGACCTACGACCACGGGAACGTGGACCTGCTCGTCTATGACGGGCCCAATCAAATCTACACCGTGCTGCTGGGAGACATGATTCAGCCCGGCGAGCAGGCCGAGGGCTACAACCACTACAGCCTCTTGCGCACCATCGAGGAGAACTTCCAGCTGGGGACCCTGGAGAAGAATGACGCCTCCAGCAACTGGTTCCAGTTCCTCTGGAACAGACATTTCTGGTGGAAGGATGCGCCCCCCACGCCCGTCTCCGAGGCGGCCCACTTCGCGCTCGCGGAGTTCGCGAGGGTGCTCCATCTCGTGTACGCGACCCAGCAAGGCGAACTGCGCGTCCGCATGTCGGAGGCGTCCGGCTGGTCGGCGGAGCGCTCGCTCGGGGCCTCAGGGGGTGGAGCCCTGGCCCTCGCAGCCACGGCGGAGCGGCTGGTGCTCGCCTACGAGACGCGTGACGGCACCCTCAACTCCCTCTCCTATCGGGTCGGCACCGGCTGGTCCGCGACGCCCACGCAGGTCGCCACCGGAGCGCGTGGCGCGCTGGCGCTCGCGGCCCTCTCGGATGGGAAGCGCCTCATGCTGACCTATCGGACCGCGGAGGGAGCGATTCAGTCGCGCATCCACGAGCGCGGGGCGTGGGGAGAGGAGGTTCGGGTACCCGGAGCCTCCACCGAGGGGCCCTTGACGCTGGGCGTCCTGGGGGCCTCGCTCTACCTCATCTACAAGCCCACCGGGGAAAGCACCTTGTCCGTGGTCTCGTACAACACCGCGCTCTTCAACGTGGTCCGCACTCCTGCTGACGAGCGGTTTCCAGGGGTGGACGAGAACACGACTCGGGATACCTGGTCTCCCAGTCAGTTCCCGGTCGCGGCCTTCACCCGCCATCCTGGCAAGGACAGCGGTGGCGAGCCGGAGCCTTGGAACAGGCCCTACAAGGCAGGCAGTCCCCTCGCCATCGCGGAGCTGGCGGGAGTGCTCCACCTCGTCCACCCGGTGAGCTCCCATGTCTCGCTCATGACGGAGACCTTCTCCCTCAGCGGCATCATGACTCCCGCGAAGCCCGTGTCGTACAACACAACGGACTACGCATCCTTCAACGATGGCTTCGGCACCCTCGCGCAGGCGGGTTGGAGTCCGCAGACCCCCATCCCCGGCGCTCACTGCGCGCCAGGTGGGGGGCTCGCCATGGCACGGGTGGGCGATGAGCTCATTCTCGCGTTCCAGCCAGAGGCTGGAGGCGGAATCCACCTCCGCAAGGGCCGCTACCATTTGCTTCCGCTTTGA
- a CDS encoding cyclophilin-like fold protein, with protein MKGAPSRRSCGRELGGPMYRQLPRAFPVAVLLLASCERAGTAHAAAGETTQSPSAVTGGSSRRIGTVKIRLVAEGTVLTATLDDNAATRDFVSLLPLSLTLKDYAGTEKVSDLPKRLSTSATPAGVDPDVGDLAYYAPWGNLAIFYRDFGYSSGLVRLGRIDSGIEKLAGKSGSFAVRFELVEEGR; from the coding sequence ATGAAAGGCGCGCCATCAAGGCGCTCCTGCGGCCGTGAGCTTGGAGGCCCCATGTATCGGCAATTGCCCCGAGCGTTCCCGGTAGCAGTTCTCCTGCTGGCGAGTTGTGAGCGTGCTGGGACAGCCCACGCGGCGGCTGGCGAGACCACACAGTCGCCTTCCGCCGTCACCGGCGGTTCATCCCGAAGGATTGGCACCGTGAAGATTCGATTGGTTGCAGAAGGCACGGTCTTGACCGCCACCTTGGACGACAACGCGGCGACCCGGGACTTCGTCTCGCTGTTGCCGCTCAGCCTCACGCTCAAGGACTATGCTGGCACGGAGAAGGTGAGCGACCTGCCGAAGCGGCTCTCCACCAGCGCCACGCCGGCCGGTGTGGATCCAGATGTGGGCGACCTTGCCTACTATGCGCCGTGGGGGAACCTGGCGATTTTCTATCGCGACTTCGGGTACTCGAGCGGGCTCGTCAGGTTGGGCCGCATCGACTCGGGAATCGAGAAGTTGGCAGGCAAGAGCGGAAGCTTCGCGGTCCGCTTCGAGCTGGTCGAGGAGGGGCGTTGA
- a CDS encoding zinc-dependent alcohol dehydrogenase family protein: protein MRATVLHKPGDIRFEERADPKILTPTDAVIRLSATCVCGSDLWPYRGVQAVTEPTPMGHEYCGIVEEVGSAVTSVKPGQFVIGSFFASDNTCPHCKAGYQTSCQHREQVGGAQAPRLRVPLADGTLVATPEVPPADLVPSLLAASDVFGTGWFAADAANVKPGMTVAVVGDGAVGLLAVLSAKQMGAERIIAMSRHTSRQKLALEYGATDIVTERGDEGVARIKDLTRGVGADAVLECVGTQESMLQAIGATRPGGFVSYVGVPHGVTLEGQNLFFSHVHLHGGPAPVRRFLPKLIELVWSRKVDPGKVFDLTLPLEQVAEGYRAMDERRAIKALLRP from the coding sequence ATGCGAGCCACCGTCCTCCACAAGCCCGGCGACATCCGCTTCGAGGAGCGAGCCGACCCGAAGATCCTCACGCCGACCGACGCCGTCATCCGCCTGTCGGCCACGTGCGTCTGCGGTTCGGACCTCTGGCCTTACCGGGGCGTGCAGGCGGTGACCGAGCCGACGCCGATGGGGCACGAGTACTGCGGCATCGTCGAGGAGGTCGGCAGCGCCGTCACCTCGGTCAAGCCGGGGCAGTTCGTCATTGGCTCGTTCTTCGCGTCCGACAACACGTGCCCTCACTGCAAGGCGGGCTACCAGACGTCCTGCCAGCACCGTGAGCAGGTGGGGGGCGCCCAGGCCCCTCGGCTCCGCGTGCCCCTGGCCGACGGGACGCTCGTCGCGACTCCCGAGGTGCCGCCTGCCGACCTCGTGCCGAGCTTGCTCGCGGCGTCCGACGTGTTCGGGACCGGGTGGTTCGCGGCCGATGCCGCCAACGTGAAGCCCGGCATGACGGTCGCCGTCGTGGGCGATGGCGCTGTGGGCCTCCTGGCTGTCCTCTCCGCGAAGCAGATGGGCGCCGAGCGCATCATCGCGATGAGCCGGCACACCTCGCGGCAGAAGCTCGCGCTCGAGTACGGTGCGACGGACATCGTGACCGAGCGCGGGGACGAGGGCGTCGCGCGCATCAAGGACCTCACCCGGGGCGTGGGCGCCGACGCGGTGCTCGAATGCGTGGGCACGCAGGAGTCGATGCTGCAGGCGATTGGCGCCACGCGGCCCGGGGGCTTCGTGAGCTACGTGGGCGTGCCGCATGGCGTGACACTCGAGGGCCAGAACTTGTTCTTCTCGCACGTCCATCTGCATGGCGGTCCCGCTCCAGTACGCCGCTTCCTTCCGAAGCTGATTGAGCTCGTTTGGAGCCGGAAGGTCGACCCCGGCAAGGTCTTCGACCTCACGCTGCCTCTTGAGCAGGTCGCTGAGGGGTACCGTGCGATGGATGAAAGGCGCGCCATCAAGGCGCTCCTGCGGCCGTGA